ATATCTGTCCTCAAGGAAGCGTGCAGAACAATACTGTGAGGTGCTGATTCAAGCAGGTATTCGCACAGCAGCTTATCATGCTGGCTACGGTGCAGAGGATCGTCAGTTTATCCAGCAACAATTTATTGATGGTGAACTTGATTGGATTGTGGCGACAAATGCCTTTGGGATGGGGATTAATAAACCAGATATTCGACAGATTATTCATGAAACGATGCCTGCGAATGTAGAGAATTATATGCAGGAAATAGGTCGTGCAGGCCGCGATGGTCAGCCAGCGATTGCCATTTTACTGTATAGTGAAGGTGACGAGGAGCTTGCGAAATTTGTTGTAACAGGAGATTTACCGACTTCTGGTCATGTCGAACGCTATCAAGAATTACTAAATCAACGTTTACAACCATCCCAAATGCTGAAAAATGGGGAGCTAAGTGAAACGGCCTTTCGTGTGCTAAATTTTTGGTTACAACAAGAAAGTGTGGAACAGGTAAAGGCACGATTAAATCAATTGGCAGTAGAAAAATACAGGGCTGTCGATGAAATGAAAAAAATTACTCAGACAAAAGACTGTATTCGCGCACAACTAGTCGGGTATTTTGGGCAAAAATTGCAGAAAAAACCGGAAAACTGTTGTGAAAATTGTGGAATCCATTATGATGAAATCAATAAAGTACGCTTGGAGGAAGAAAGAAAAATAGAAATGATTCCATGGGAAAGCCGTTTAAAGCAACTCTTAATGGGTAATTAGGCTACAATTGACGGTCATTTACTTTTTTCGCAAAATTCGTCATAATAGAATGATAGAAAGCGTAGTAAGGTTGGGGGAAAGTCGAATGAGTAAAGAAGATTACCGCGATAAAATTGAAGAGCATCGACAATCATTTGAAGATGAGCAAAAGGATCAGCAAAATTTATCAAGAGTTTCAAGAATGAATAAAAATGGAAGTCCTAATAAAAAGCCAAAAAAGACAAAACATAAAATGCCTTTAATGACGATTCTCTTTGTAATCTTTATCTTAATTCCATTTTCAATTTTAATCTATTTTTTAAAATTTTACGAACCAGGTAAATCGATTGAAGAGGCTGAAAAAAATACCTCTGAACAAGTTTTAGAAATTGATAAATCGGGAAATAAAACGGATGCCGCTGGGGCGACTGGCAATAAAAAAGAAGATGATAAAGCGAAAAAGGAAGCGGAGAATCAATCTAAAAAAGACGCTGAAAAATTAGCGGCTGAACAAAAGGCTACTCAAGAAGCTAAAAAGGCTGAGGAAGCTAGAAAGGCTGAAGAAACTAGAAAAGCCGAGGAAGCTAAAAAAGCTGAGCAAGCTAAACTAGCACAACAGCAAGCAGAGGCAGCAAGAAAAGCGGAGGAGGCAAAAAAGGCGGAACAAGCACGTAAGGCTGAAGAGGCAAAGAATGCTGCAAAAGCAAGTACCCATACAGTGAAGGAAAATGAAAATTTATATCGTATTGCCTTGAATCATTACGGTGATGGAAGTGAAGCTACGCTTGCAAAAATTCGTGCAGCAAATGGCATGTCTTCGAATACAGTAATGGTTGGGCAAGTAATTAAATTACCATAAGAAAAATGGGTGTCATTCTTTGGCAATGAAGTTTTTCTAGTATAAAATAATGGACAAACGTTAACAACAAAAAGGTTGATGCGTTCGTCTGATTTAGTAAAAAGGCGATTCCTCATATAAACGAATCGTCTTTTTGCTTTCGTAAGGAGATGTGAGAGAATGATTTATATTGGATTATTGATTTTAATAGTCATCGTGTTCCTGCTCTATATGTGGAAGGTAGCACATGAAAACAATGTCTTACATCATCAATTGCCATTAAAGGGTAAACAGGAAAAAATTCGACTATTTTTTATTTCAGATACACATTTACGCAAAATTAATCGCCGTATGATTGAACAATTAGATGACCAGTTTGATGCGGTTATAATTGGTGGAGATTTTGCTGATGGACGTACACCGATTAAACGTATTCATGATAATCTAAAATTACTAACCCCTTTAGGACCGACTTATTTTGTCTGGGGAAATAATGATAGAGAAGTAGGTGAGCAACGGCTACGTGATATATTACAGGAGCATGGTGTTCAAATTATTGCGAATGATGCTGTTCTTTTACCGAAAAAGAATCGTTTTTGGTTAAGTGCAATTGAAGACACATCTACAAAAAAATATAGCTTTGATAAAG
This genomic stretch from Lysinibacillus pakistanensis harbors:
- a CDS encoding RecQ family ATP-dependent DNA helicase, producing MELEQALAKYFGYTTFRPGQKEVIEAILQEKDVIALLPTGMGKSLCYQLSGYILQKPVLIVSPLLSLMQDQVEELKRFGEKRVVALNSFLTITEKRYALHFLEQYRFIFTSPEMLLQPQVQEKLSQIKLGLIVVDEAHCISQWGFDFRPDYLRIGQWFSQVNRPPVLALSATATEKVVKDISKTLSLINPFEFMYDVDRPNIHLGRVTFEDKADKAQWILQHIKKTAGPGILYLSSRKRAEQYCEVLIQAGIRTAAYHAGYGAEDRQFIQQQFIDGELDWIVATNAFGMGINKPDIRQIIHETMPANVENYMQEIGRAGRDGQPAIAILLYSEGDEELAKFVVTGDLPTSGHVERYQELLNQRLQPSQMLKNGELSETAFRVLNFWLQQESVEQVKARLNQLAVEKYRAVDEMKKITQTKDCIRAQLVGYFGQKLQKKPENCCENCGIHYDEINKVRLEEERKIEMIPWESRLKQLLMGN
- a CDS encoding LysM peptidoglycan-binding domain-containing protein, whose protein sequence is MSKEDYRDKIEEHRQSFEDEQKDQQNLSRVSRMNKNGSPNKKPKKTKHKMPLMTILFVIFILIPFSILIYFLKFYEPGKSIEEAEKNTSEQVLEIDKSGNKTDAAGATGNKKEDDKAKKEAENQSKKDAEKLAAEQKATQEAKKAEEARKAEETRKAEEAKKAEQAKLAQQQAEAARKAEEAKKAEQARKAEEAKNAAKASTHTVKENENLYRIALNHYGDGSEATLAKIRAANGMSSNTVMVGQVIKLP
- a CDS encoding metallophosphoesterase codes for the protein MIYIGLLILIVIVFLLYMWKVAHENNVLHHQLPLKGKQEKIRLFFISDTHLRKINRRMIEQLDDQFDAVIIGGDFADGRTPIKRIHDNLKLLTPLGPTYFVWGNNDREVGEQRLRDILQEHGVQIIANDAVLLPKKNRFWLSAIEDTSTKKYSFDKAFEKVDENDLVVFISHNPGVFARVRAKFRADLMIGGHLHGGQIRIGPYGAHPNGSYREREGVMTLVSNGYGTTLLPLRLGAKPQCHIIDIEISGK